Part of the Aquimarina sp. MAR_2010_214 genome is shown below.
AGGCAAAAACCACCTATATATCTCAAGTGCTTCCTGAAGTCTTCCTGCTTTTTGTAATTCATAAATAGCAACAGTTTCTGCAGGAAAAGCATCTACTAATCCAGCAACCCAGCCATCTGCTCCCATCAAAAGACTCTCTAAAGCTAAAGTATCCACACCAGAAAGGATTTTTAGACGATTTCCAAATTTATTTTTGATTCGGGTAATATTAGATATATCTCTTGTAGACTCTTTTACTGCCTGTATATTATCTACCTCTAATAACTCTTCGAACATATCCAGAGTTACTTCAATTTTATAATCGACTGGATTATTATATATCATAATTGGTAGCTCTGTACTTTTGGCCACTTCTTTAAAATACACTACTGTTTCACGATCTCCAGCTTTGTAACGCATTGGAGGTAGCATCATTAATCCCTGAGCACCATCTTCTTTAGCTTTTGCAGCTGCATCGATTGCATTTTTGGTCGTTTGTTCTGCAATGTTCATGATTACAGGAACTCTGCCTTTAACAATTTCAACCGTCTTTTTTACCAATATTCTTTTTTCTGTATCACTTAAGGTACTAGCCTCTCCCAGCGTTCCTCCCAGAATAATTCCATGAACTCCTGCTTCTAGTTGAGCATTAATATTAACTTTAAACATATCTAGATCCAAAGTATCCTCATTAGTAAATTTAGTTGTAACTGCTGGCATTACACCTTTCCAATCTATAGTCATAATTATGGTTTATTTTTTTGAAGCAAATATATCATGGATTTAAGGCCTAGAGTACTCTCAAATTACCCATATATGGTATTAAATTAACCTACATAACGGTAAATATTGATTTTTTGATTAATATTCATTCAGGTTAAAAAAAATAGGTTAGGCTCTTATTTTGTTTTATAAACCAAAATCCCCTCTTAATTGATCAGGTTTAACTGTCAATTAAGAGGGAAAGGGCTATTACAAATTAAAAATGAGTTCTATATCTCTTAATTCACATCCCAGAATATTTTGGTACTTAATTCATCTCCTCCAATATTTGAAGCAGCGTTTGCAACATTTGTACCATTAGTATTGTATTCTCTAATAGGGTACTTTATTCTTCTTGGGATAGGGTTACCTTCTGAGCTATCGTTTAAAGTAGGGAAACCTAGTCTTCTATAACTTGACCATCCTTCAAAACCTCTATTATAAAAAGCAATCCACTGCTGAGTTCCTATCTTTTGTCTATAGTTTCCTGTTGCAGTTGTGTATGCCACACTTGCTTGTGCCAGATAGGTTGTAGCATCACCAGATGAACCTCCCCAATACGTAATAGATGCTGTAATTGCATTATTATAATGATTTTCTGCACCTGCTGGAGATCCAACCAAAGAACGTTCTGCTGCTTCTGCCAATAAAAACTCTACTTCTGCATAGTCTAATAACAATCCTTCTACATCTGGTTGATGAAAAGCAGTACCAATGTGGGTAAAATTGTCAAATACATTAAGATTCCCTAGTATTCCTCCTACATAAGGAATTAAGTTATTATCAAAATAACCAGATTGTCTTGGGTCATTAATAGGCTGCATAATATCTACTATAGCCTCTGCAACAACATAATCTTCTCTACCACTATTTACAAGAGTTTCCCATATTGGATTTGTATTCGGTGTTGTTGTCTCATATGCTAATGATGCATTGTCTGCATTAGCAGTAAATACTCCAGAATTAACGGCCTCTGTTGCCAAAGTTCCTGCCTGATTAGAATCCACATCTGCAATCCTTAGTGCTAGTCGTAGTTTTAAAGAATTTGCAAATTTTGCCCATTTAGAGACATCTCCTTGATAAATCAAGTCTGAATCACCAAATGATTTTCCGGAAGTATTAAGGTTATTAATAGCAGTATTTAGCTGATTTATGATATTAGTATATATATTTTGATCATCATCATATACTGGATTCAAAATATTTTCATTCAAAGACAGAGCTTCAGAGTAAGGAACATCTCCAAAAAGATCTACCAAAACATGAAAAGTATATGCTTTCAAAATTTCGATAATCGCTAATCTATTTTGCTTATCTATTTCGGTAAGACCGAATACTTCTTCTTCTGGAATTAATCGAGCCGCTTCATTAAGGTCACTTAGAACATCTCTATAAAGTGTATTCCAATAATTTTGTGGAAAACTCTTAAGATCTTGAAAATTAGTTTCAGGACCTATAAAACCAGTACCCGCCCAATATTGCGCATAAAATTTCAGATGATTATCAAAAACACTTTGTGTAACCATTTGGTCTACCAAATTTCGTTGCCCATTAGTAAATAATGTTGTCGAAGGAACTTCAGAAATCTGTTTATCGCTCACATTGAGATCATCTACCTTACAGGAAAAGATCGTAAACA
Proteins encoded:
- a CDS encoding dihydrodipicolinate synthase family protein yields the protein MTIDWKGVMPAVTTKFTNEDTLDLDMFKVNINAQLEAGVHGIILGGTLGEASTLSDTEKRILVKKTVEIVKGRVPVIMNIAEQTTKNAIDAAAKAKEDGAQGLMMLPPMRYKAGDRETVVYFKEVAKSTELPIMIYNNPVDYKIEVTLDMFEELLEVDNIQAVKESTRDISNITRIKNKFGNRLKILSGVDTLALESLLMGADGWVAGLVDAFPAETVAIYELQKAGRLQEALEIYRWFLPLLELDINAKLVQNIKLAEVATGIGTENVRAPRLPLIGEERMHVLGVIEKGLKTRPVLPDYKELNAIVS
- a CDS encoding SusD/RagB family nutrient-binding outer membrane lipoprotein, producing MKNSKILAILFCLFTIFSCKVDDLNVSDKQISEVPSTTLFTNGQRNLVDQMVTQSVFDNHLKFYAQYWAGTGFIGPETNFQDLKSFPQNYWNTLYRDVLSDLNEAARLIPEEEVFGLTEIDKQNRLAIIEILKAYTFHVLVDLFGDVPYSEALSLNENILNPVYDDDQNIYTNIINQLNTAINNLNTSGKSFGDSDLIYQGDVSKWAKFANSLKLRLALRIADVDSNQAGTLATEAVNSGVFTANADNASLAYETTTPNTNPIWETLVNSGREDYVVAEAIVDIMQPINDPRQSGYFDNNLIPYVGGILGNLNVFDNFTHIGTAFHQPDVEGLLLDYAEVEFLLAEAAERSLVGSPAGAENHYNNAITASITYWGGSSGDATTYLAQASVAYTTATGNYRQKIGTQQWIAFYNRGFEGWSSYRRLGFPTLNDSSEGNPIPRRIKYPIREYNTNGTNVANAASNIGGDELSTKIFWDVN